The genome window GGATCCGTCCGGGCGACAGCGTCGCCATCCTTGGCGGCGGCGTGATCGGCCTGCTGATGGTGCAACTGGCCCGCCTGGCCGGGGCAGGCGAGATCATTTTGATCACGCGGCAGCAATCGAGACGCCAAACTGCTCTGCGCCTGGGGGCGACGCACGCCTTCGACCCCGCCTCTCCGGACACGATCGCGTCCGTTCGAGAGGTCACCAAAGGTGGCGCTGACGTGGTCATCGAGTGCGCCGGCGTCAGCGACACGCTTCAAAGCGGTCTGAAAATGGCGCGGCGCGGTGGTGCCTTCGTGCTTTTCGGGGTGACGCCGGCCGGTGTCGAGGTGCCGGTTCTGCCCTTCGATCTGCTGGTCAATGAAGTCGATATCAGGCCGGCCTACCTCAACCCCTTCACCCATTCGCGCGCTGCGGCAATGGTCGCGAGCGGGGCATTGGAACTGGACGCACTGGTCACCAGAACCATCGGTCTCGAGGAGGTCGCCGAGGTGGTGGGCAATGCACCATTGCCGGGCGAGATCAAGGTCATCGTCCGGCCTTAGCCTCGGTTGCGGACGGGGCCGGTGGAATCACGCTCGATCAGCGTGACCGGCACTTTGACGATCGCACCCCGCCGGGATTCGTCCCCTGTCTGGTGCTCGTCGATCAGCGATTCCAGCAACCGGGCGGCCTGCTGCCCGACATCGCGGATCGGCTGTGCGACCGTTGTCAGCCGCGGAAAGACATAGGCGGCCTCCGGCAGATCGTCGAAGCCGACGACCGAATAGTCGTTCGGAACGGAAAATCCGCGATCCTGGATGGCATGGATGGCGGCAATCGCCGAAATGTCGGTCGTGCCGATGATCGCGGTGATATCCGGCCGGAACGCCAGCAATTCCCGCGCCAGCCGGTAGGTTTCGGCAAAGCTGTGCTCTTCCGCCATCGCCACGATCGCCGGCGCGATGCCGTTTCCAGCCATTTCCGCCGTGATGCCCTGAAGGCGAAGTTGGATCGGCTGGCTGTGTGCCGGCGCGCCGACGATGGCGATCGCTTGGTGGCCGAGACCGATCAGATGGCGCGCCATCAGCCGCCCGCCTTCTTCATGATCGGCCATGACAGCCTCGTCGGCGATGCCGTTCAGTTCGCGGTCGATGGCGATGATCGGAATGCGGGCGTCCCGCAGCACCCCGAAATGCTCGATGCTGCCGAAGGCGCTGGCGACGATGACGCCGTCGACGCGCTGAGCGAGCAGCATGGAGATATAGCGCGCCTCGTGGTCCATATTTTCCGCCGTGCTGCAGATCAGCGTCTGATAGCCGTGCTGGAACAATTCCTGTTCGATGGCATGGGCCAGGATGCCGAAGAAAGGCACGTCGATCGACGGCAGCATCAGCCCGATCATCCGGCTTGGCGCACCGCGCAGCATGCGCGCGCCCTTGCTGGGCGTGTAGTTCAGCGTTCGGATCGCCGCCTCGACCCGGTCACGGAGCTCAGGCGAGGCGTAACCGCTGTTGTTGAGCACGCGCGAGACCGAAGAGACCGACGTTCCTGCAAGTTTGGCGATATGTCTGATGCTGGTCGTCACGTGTTCGCATTTCTTTCGGGCGGTCGAATAAGGCGGACTGCTGCAGTTCACATCTAGATCACTAGCGGGGCGCCGCATCAAGCGCGCGACGTCACACCGGCGCTCTTCGGACTGATGGTTATCCGGCCTTGATCGACAAGGTCCGCCTTGAAAGCTACAGGA of Rhizobium sp. BT04 contains these proteins:
- a CDS encoding LacI family DNA-binding transcriptional regulator; the protein is MTTSIRHIAKLAGTSVSSVSRVLNNSGYASPELRDRVEAAIRTLNYTPSKGARMLRGAPSRMIGLMLPSIDVPFFGILAHAIEQELFQHGYQTLICSTAENMDHEARYISMLLAQRVDGVIVASAFGSIEHFGVLRDARIPIIAIDRELNGIADEAVMADHEEGGRLMARHLIGLGHQAIAIVGAPAHSQPIQLRLQGITAEMAGNGIAPAIVAMAEEHSFAETYRLARELLAFRPDITAIIGTTDISAIAAIHAIQDRGFSVPNDYSVVGFDDLPEAAYVFPRLTTVAQPIRDVGQQAARLLESLIDEHQTGDESRRGAIVKVPVTLIERDSTGPVRNRG
- a CDS encoding zinc-dependent alcohol dehydrogenase family protein, with amino-acid sequence MKAVRLESIGSLTMRSVEKPVAGPGELLVRVAAAGICGSDRHMYKGEYPTAIPVTLGHEFSGIVEEIGDGVTRFTGGELVTVDPNIACGTCPACTRARPNLCERLTAIGVTRDGGFAEYVAVPHAQAFVLPADLDPVHGAFSEPLACCIHAIDKAGIRPGDSVAILGGGVIGLLMVQLARLAGAGEIILITRQQSRRQTALRLGATHAFDPASPDTIASVREVTKGGADVVIECAGVSDTLQSGLKMARRGGAFVLFGVTPAGVEVPVLPFDLLVNEVDIRPAYLNPFTHSRAAAMVASGALELDALVTRTIGLEEVAEVVGNAPLPGEIKVIVRP